The Synchiropus splendidus isolate RoL2022-P1 chromosome 1, RoL_Sspl_1.0, whole genome shotgun sequence genome includes a window with the following:
- the arvcfa gene encoding splicing regulator ARVCF isoform X1, which produces MPAEVKEEQSSEGPPLLSLSQEAKQPTLDNPSTNDELDTPTSITSMVTSTNDSSTEIDTPLQTDTEEFKAGGHDGDPAPHESQETQKDNSPTSNAPDQSSESGNQDKIQSVTSTEPSEPVRPLNSTPSSTATVTPRQVQPGETLTADSQTRVYAPPDNYRVMGGEMYSYGSLSRTTHHGYWPTKNFQPGVHYTLPFLRDSFAPAAQTEEGGQTENPSDMKTNQPAASYPTLGGIHQFRPITTMELLREPSRTRGGYDDAFMAQLEGNLNPFFQVMCRAQTLQFPHKRSSMVSLDSIRRDPRWRDPNLHEVISMLSHPMDPVKSNAAAYLQHLCYENDSIKQEVRQLNGVPILVGLLDHPKAEVHRKACGALRNISYGKNYHNKLAIKNCEGIQALVRLLRKSSSVEVKELVTGTLWNLSSHEPLKMAVINQGLQTLNDEIIIPHSGWRRDSSDPNKLQSAEWTTVFKNTSGCLRNVSSDGAEARQRLRECEGLVDALIHALHSAVVNKDTDNKSVENCVCILRNLSYHVHKEIPGAERFQEPHSNHLIRSLGPQKKKTEPICTGEKRTKEEWFNQGLELLYQPEVVRLYLSLLTCSHNHNTLEAAAGALQNLAAGHWSWSSYIRATVRKEKGLSILVELLRSDVDKVVRAVAIALRNLAIDKKNKELIGSYGLRDLVGNLPCGQQHPAKNLEGDTVVSILNTIHELITESPENTRALIQGHAIQKLVTISKSSQSTRETKAAAHVLQTIWAHKDLRSMLSKAGWNKSHFKPNSTGATKKSKSGKQGSDDITLPLMDKNQDVYSTLEPNDRVGDVAERDALQATCERKHFIRAGRPAVGLVDNKPPPLDSWV; this is translated from the exons ATGCCCGCTGAAGTGAAagag GAGCAGAGCTCAGAgggtcctcctcttctctctctgtcccagGAGGCCAAACAGCCCACCCTGGACAACCCCTCAACCAACGATGAACTGGACACACCCACTTCTATCACCTCCATGGTCACGTCGACAAATGACAGTTCCACTGAGATCGACACACCactgcagacagacacagag GAGTTCAAGGCTGGAGGGCACGATGGTGACCCGGCACCACATGAAAGTCAGGAGACCCAGAAGGATAACTCTCCGACTTCAAACGCGCCGGATCAATCATCAGAGTCCGGCAATCAAGATAAGATTCAGTCTGTAACAAGCACTGAACCCTCTGAGCCGGTGAGACCATTAAATTCAACGCCTAGCAGCACCGCCACAGTCACACCGAGGCAGGTGCAGCCCGGTGAGACTCTCACGGCAGACAGCCAGACACGAGTTTATGCTCCTCCTGACAACTACAGAGTGATGGGTGGTGAAATGTACAGTTATGGAAGTCTGTCTCGCACCACGCACCACGGCTACTGGCCGACGAAAAATTTCCAACCGGGGGTCCACTACACCTTACCTTTCTTGAGGGACAGCTTCGCACCAGCGGCTCAGACGGAAGAGGGCGGCCAGACAGAGAACCCTTCAGACATGAAGACGAACCAGCCAGCGGCCAGCTACCCAACACTGGGGGGAATTCACCAGTTCAGGCCAATCACCACCATGGAGCTGCTCAGAGAGCCTTCTAGAACCAG AGGTGGATATGACGATGCCTTCATGGCCCAGCTGGAGGGGAACTTGAATCCCTTCTTCCAGGTCATGTGTCGAGCACAGACTTTGCAGTTCCCCCACAAACGCAGCAGCATGGTGAGCCTGGACAGCATCCGCAGAGACCCCCGCTGGAGAGACCCCAACCTGCATGAAGTCATCTCCATGCTCAGCCACCCGATGGACCCGGTCAAGTCAAACGCTGCGGCTTACTTGCAGCATCTCTGTTACGAGAACGACAGCATCAAGCAAGAGGTCCGTCAGCTGAACGGAGTGCCCATTTTGGTGGGATTGCTGGACCATCCCAAAGCTGAAGTCCACCGCAAGGCGTGTGGCGCGCTACGCAACATATCTTACGGGAAAAATTACCACAACAAACTGGCTATCAAGAACTGTGAAGGCATCCAAGCTTTAGTGAGACTCCTGAGGAAGTCCAGCAGTGTGGAGGTCAAAGAATTAGTGACAG GAACCCTGTGGAACCTGTCCTCACACGAGCCGTTGAAAATGGCAGTCATTAACCAGGGACTTCAAACACTGAACGACGAAATCATAATTCCGCACTCGGGTTGGAGGAGAGACTCGAGTGACCCCAACAAACTGCAAAGTGCCGAATGGACCACAGTGTTCAAGAACACCTCTGGCTGTCTGAG GAACGTGAGCTCCGATGGCGCAGAAGCTCGGCAGAGGCTGAGAGAGTGTGAAGGGCTCGTGGACGCACTCATCCACGCTCTTCATTCAGCTGTCGTCAACAAGGACACCGACAACAAG TCAGTGGAAAACTGTGTCTGCATTCTGAGAAATCTGTCCTATCACGTCCACAAAGAAATACCCGGAGCCGAACGATTTCAAGAGCCCCATTCCAACCACCTGATCAGGTCACTGGGgcctcagaaaaaaaagacagaaccCATCTGCACTGGAGAGAAAAGAACTAAAG AGGAGTGGTTCAATCAAG GGCTGGAGCTGCTTTACCAGCCAGAGGTCGTACGGCTCTACTTGTCTCTGCTCACGTGCAGTCACAACCACAACACCCTGGAGGCAGCGGCAGGAGCCCTGCAGAACCTGGCTGCAGGACACTGGAGC TGGTCCAGCTACATCCGTGCCACGGTGAGAAAAGAGAAGGGGCTGTCAATTCTGGTGGAGTTGCTGCGCTCGGACGTGGACAAGGTGGTACGAGCCGTGGCCATCGCCCTCCGCAACCTGGCCATTGACAAAAAGAATAAAGAGTTAATAG GGAGCTATGGTCTGAGGGACCTGGTTGGCAATCTGCCATGTGGTCAGCAGCATCCCGCCAAGAACCTGGAGGGAGATACCGTGGTGTCTATCCTCAACACGATCCACGAGCTGATCACTGAGAGTCCAGAGAACACGCGGGCGCTGATCCAAGGCCACGCCATCCAGAAACTAGTGACCATCAGCAAGTCAAG CCAATCCACCCGGGAAACCAAGGCTGCTGCGCACGTGCTCCAGACAATATGGGCCCACAAAGATCTGAGGAGCATGCTCAGCAAAGCTGGCTGGAACAAGAGCCACTTTAAG CCAAATTCCACTGGAGCGACTAAAAAGTCTAAGAGTGGAAAACAAGGCAGCGATGACATCACCCTGCCTCTCATGGATAAAAACCAAG ACGTGTACTCTACTCTGGAGCCGAATGACAGAGTTGGTGATGTTGCTGAGAGAGATGCACTTCAG GCGACATGTGAAAGGAAGCACTTCATCAGAGCCGGTCGACCCGCAGTGGGCCTCGTGGATAacaagccgccgccgctggACTCCTGGGTGTAG
- the arvcfa gene encoding splicing regulator ARVCF isoform X2: MPAEVKESSEGPPLLSLSQEAKQPTLDNPSTNDELDTPTSITSMVTSTNDSSTEIDTPLQTDTEEFKAGGHDGDPAPHESQETQKDNSPTSNAPDQSSESGNQDKIQSVTSTEPSEPVRPLNSTPSSTATVTPRQVQPGETLTADSQTRVYAPPDNYRVMGGEMYSYGSLSRTTHHGYWPTKNFQPGVHYTLPFLRDSFAPAAQTEEGGQTENPSDMKTNQPAASYPTLGGIHQFRPITTMELLREPSRTRGGYDDAFMAQLEGNLNPFFQVMCRAQTLQFPHKRSSMVSLDSIRRDPRWRDPNLHEVISMLSHPMDPVKSNAAAYLQHLCYENDSIKQEVRQLNGVPILVGLLDHPKAEVHRKACGALRNISYGKNYHNKLAIKNCEGIQALVRLLRKSSSVEVKELVTGTLWNLSSHEPLKMAVINQGLQTLNDEIIIPHSGWRRDSSDPNKLQSAEWTTVFKNTSGCLRNVSSDGAEARQRLRECEGLVDALIHALHSAVVNKDTDNKSVENCVCILRNLSYHVHKEIPGAERFQEPHSNHLIRSLGPQKKKTEPICTGEKRTKEEWFNQGLELLYQPEVVRLYLSLLTCSHNHNTLEAAAGALQNLAAGHWSWSSYIRATVRKEKGLSILVELLRSDVDKVVRAVAIALRNLAIDKKNKELIGSYGLRDLVGNLPCGQQHPAKNLEGDTVVSILNTIHELITESPENTRALIQGHAIQKLVTISKSSQSTRETKAAAHVLQTIWAHKDLRSMLSKAGWNKSHFKPNSTGATKKSKSGKQGSDDITLPLMDKNQDVYSTLEPNDRVGDVAERDALQATCERKHFIRAGRPAVGLVDNKPPPLDSWV; encoded by the exons ATGCCCGCTGAAGTGAAagag AGCTCAGAgggtcctcctcttctctctctgtcccagGAGGCCAAACAGCCCACCCTGGACAACCCCTCAACCAACGATGAACTGGACACACCCACTTCTATCACCTCCATGGTCACGTCGACAAATGACAGTTCCACTGAGATCGACACACCactgcagacagacacagag GAGTTCAAGGCTGGAGGGCACGATGGTGACCCGGCACCACATGAAAGTCAGGAGACCCAGAAGGATAACTCTCCGACTTCAAACGCGCCGGATCAATCATCAGAGTCCGGCAATCAAGATAAGATTCAGTCTGTAACAAGCACTGAACCCTCTGAGCCGGTGAGACCATTAAATTCAACGCCTAGCAGCACCGCCACAGTCACACCGAGGCAGGTGCAGCCCGGTGAGACTCTCACGGCAGACAGCCAGACACGAGTTTATGCTCCTCCTGACAACTACAGAGTGATGGGTGGTGAAATGTACAGTTATGGAAGTCTGTCTCGCACCACGCACCACGGCTACTGGCCGACGAAAAATTTCCAACCGGGGGTCCACTACACCTTACCTTTCTTGAGGGACAGCTTCGCACCAGCGGCTCAGACGGAAGAGGGCGGCCAGACAGAGAACCCTTCAGACATGAAGACGAACCAGCCAGCGGCCAGCTACCCAACACTGGGGGGAATTCACCAGTTCAGGCCAATCACCACCATGGAGCTGCTCAGAGAGCCTTCTAGAACCAG AGGTGGATATGACGATGCCTTCATGGCCCAGCTGGAGGGGAACTTGAATCCCTTCTTCCAGGTCATGTGTCGAGCACAGACTTTGCAGTTCCCCCACAAACGCAGCAGCATGGTGAGCCTGGACAGCATCCGCAGAGACCCCCGCTGGAGAGACCCCAACCTGCATGAAGTCATCTCCATGCTCAGCCACCCGATGGACCCGGTCAAGTCAAACGCTGCGGCTTACTTGCAGCATCTCTGTTACGAGAACGACAGCATCAAGCAAGAGGTCCGTCAGCTGAACGGAGTGCCCATTTTGGTGGGATTGCTGGACCATCCCAAAGCTGAAGTCCACCGCAAGGCGTGTGGCGCGCTACGCAACATATCTTACGGGAAAAATTACCACAACAAACTGGCTATCAAGAACTGTGAAGGCATCCAAGCTTTAGTGAGACTCCTGAGGAAGTCCAGCAGTGTGGAGGTCAAAGAATTAGTGACAG GAACCCTGTGGAACCTGTCCTCACACGAGCCGTTGAAAATGGCAGTCATTAACCAGGGACTTCAAACACTGAACGACGAAATCATAATTCCGCACTCGGGTTGGAGGAGAGACTCGAGTGACCCCAACAAACTGCAAAGTGCCGAATGGACCACAGTGTTCAAGAACACCTCTGGCTGTCTGAG GAACGTGAGCTCCGATGGCGCAGAAGCTCGGCAGAGGCTGAGAGAGTGTGAAGGGCTCGTGGACGCACTCATCCACGCTCTTCATTCAGCTGTCGTCAACAAGGACACCGACAACAAG TCAGTGGAAAACTGTGTCTGCATTCTGAGAAATCTGTCCTATCACGTCCACAAAGAAATACCCGGAGCCGAACGATTTCAAGAGCCCCATTCCAACCACCTGATCAGGTCACTGGGgcctcagaaaaaaaagacagaaccCATCTGCACTGGAGAGAAAAGAACTAAAG AGGAGTGGTTCAATCAAG GGCTGGAGCTGCTTTACCAGCCAGAGGTCGTACGGCTCTACTTGTCTCTGCTCACGTGCAGTCACAACCACAACACCCTGGAGGCAGCGGCAGGAGCCCTGCAGAACCTGGCTGCAGGACACTGGAGC TGGTCCAGCTACATCCGTGCCACGGTGAGAAAAGAGAAGGGGCTGTCAATTCTGGTGGAGTTGCTGCGCTCGGACGTGGACAAGGTGGTACGAGCCGTGGCCATCGCCCTCCGCAACCTGGCCATTGACAAAAAGAATAAAGAGTTAATAG GGAGCTATGGTCTGAGGGACCTGGTTGGCAATCTGCCATGTGGTCAGCAGCATCCCGCCAAGAACCTGGAGGGAGATACCGTGGTGTCTATCCTCAACACGATCCACGAGCTGATCACTGAGAGTCCAGAGAACACGCGGGCGCTGATCCAAGGCCACGCCATCCAGAAACTAGTGACCATCAGCAAGTCAAG CCAATCCACCCGGGAAACCAAGGCTGCTGCGCACGTGCTCCAGACAATATGGGCCCACAAAGATCTGAGGAGCATGCTCAGCAAAGCTGGCTGGAACAAGAGCCACTTTAAG CCAAATTCCACTGGAGCGACTAAAAAGTCTAAGAGTGGAAAACAAGGCAGCGATGACATCACCCTGCCTCTCATGGATAAAAACCAAG ACGTGTACTCTACTCTGGAGCCGAATGACAGAGTTGGTGATGTTGCTGAGAGAGATGCACTTCAG GCGACATGTGAAAGGAAGCACTTCATCAGAGCCGGTCGACCCGCAGTGGGCCTCGTGGATAacaagccgccgccgctggACTCCTGGGTGTAG
- the arvcfa gene encoding splicing regulator ARVCF isoform X3: MPAEVKEEAKQPTLDNPSTNDELDTPTSITSMVTSTNDSSTEIDTPLQTDTEEFKAGGHDGDPAPHESQETQKDNSPTSNAPDQSSESGNQDKIQSVTSTEPSEPVRPLNSTPSSTATVTPRQVQPGETLTADSQTRVYAPPDNYRVMGGEMYSYGSLSRTTHHGYWPTKNFQPGVHYTLPFLRDSFAPAAQTEEGGQTENPSDMKTNQPAASYPTLGGIHQFRPITTMELLREPSRTRGGYDDAFMAQLEGNLNPFFQVMCRAQTLQFPHKRSSMVSLDSIRRDPRWRDPNLHEVISMLSHPMDPVKSNAAAYLQHLCYENDSIKQEVRQLNGVPILVGLLDHPKAEVHRKACGALRNISYGKNYHNKLAIKNCEGIQALVRLLRKSSSVEVKELVTGTLWNLSSHEPLKMAVINQGLQTLNDEIIIPHSGWRRDSSDPNKLQSAEWTTVFKNTSGCLRNVSSDGAEARQRLRECEGLVDALIHALHSAVVNKDTDNKSVENCVCILRNLSYHVHKEIPGAERFQEPHSNHLIRSLGPQKKKTEPICTGEKRTKEEWFNQGLELLYQPEVVRLYLSLLTCSHNHNTLEAAAGALQNLAAGHWSWSSYIRATVRKEKGLSILVELLRSDVDKVVRAVAIALRNLAIDKKNKELIGSYGLRDLVGNLPCGQQHPAKNLEGDTVVSILNTIHELITESPENTRALIQGHAIQKLVTISKSSQSTRETKAAAHVLQTIWAHKDLRSMLSKAGWNKSHFKPNSTGATKKSKSGKQGSDDITLPLMDKNQDVYSTLEPNDRVGDVAERDALQATCERKHFIRAGRPAVGLVDNKPPPLDSWV, encoded by the exons ATGCCCGCTGAAGTGAAagag GAGGCCAAACAGCCCACCCTGGACAACCCCTCAACCAACGATGAACTGGACACACCCACTTCTATCACCTCCATGGTCACGTCGACAAATGACAGTTCCACTGAGATCGACACACCactgcagacagacacagag GAGTTCAAGGCTGGAGGGCACGATGGTGACCCGGCACCACATGAAAGTCAGGAGACCCAGAAGGATAACTCTCCGACTTCAAACGCGCCGGATCAATCATCAGAGTCCGGCAATCAAGATAAGATTCAGTCTGTAACAAGCACTGAACCCTCTGAGCCGGTGAGACCATTAAATTCAACGCCTAGCAGCACCGCCACAGTCACACCGAGGCAGGTGCAGCCCGGTGAGACTCTCACGGCAGACAGCCAGACACGAGTTTATGCTCCTCCTGACAACTACAGAGTGATGGGTGGTGAAATGTACAGTTATGGAAGTCTGTCTCGCACCACGCACCACGGCTACTGGCCGACGAAAAATTTCCAACCGGGGGTCCACTACACCTTACCTTTCTTGAGGGACAGCTTCGCACCAGCGGCTCAGACGGAAGAGGGCGGCCAGACAGAGAACCCTTCAGACATGAAGACGAACCAGCCAGCGGCCAGCTACCCAACACTGGGGGGAATTCACCAGTTCAGGCCAATCACCACCATGGAGCTGCTCAGAGAGCCTTCTAGAACCAG AGGTGGATATGACGATGCCTTCATGGCCCAGCTGGAGGGGAACTTGAATCCCTTCTTCCAGGTCATGTGTCGAGCACAGACTTTGCAGTTCCCCCACAAACGCAGCAGCATGGTGAGCCTGGACAGCATCCGCAGAGACCCCCGCTGGAGAGACCCCAACCTGCATGAAGTCATCTCCATGCTCAGCCACCCGATGGACCCGGTCAAGTCAAACGCTGCGGCTTACTTGCAGCATCTCTGTTACGAGAACGACAGCATCAAGCAAGAGGTCCGTCAGCTGAACGGAGTGCCCATTTTGGTGGGATTGCTGGACCATCCCAAAGCTGAAGTCCACCGCAAGGCGTGTGGCGCGCTACGCAACATATCTTACGGGAAAAATTACCACAACAAACTGGCTATCAAGAACTGTGAAGGCATCCAAGCTTTAGTGAGACTCCTGAGGAAGTCCAGCAGTGTGGAGGTCAAAGAATTAGTGACAG GAACCCTGTGGAACCTGTCCTCACACGAGCCGTTGAAAATGGCAGTCATTAACCAGGGACTTCAAACACTGAACGACGAAATCATAATTCCGCACTCGGGTTGGAGGAGAGACTCGAGTGACCCCAACAAACTGCAAAGTGCCGAATGGACCACAGTGTTCAAGAACACCTCTGGCTGTCTGAG GAACGTGAGCTCCGATGGCGCAGAAGCTCGGCAGAGGCTGAGAGAGTGTGAAGGGCTCGTGGACGCACTCATCCACGCTCTTCATTCAGCTGTCGTCAACAAGGACACCGACAACAAG TCAGTGGAAAACTGTGTCTGCATTCTGAGAAATCTGTCCTATCACGTCCACAAAGAAATACCCGGAGCCGAACGATTTCAAGAGCCCCATTCCAACCACCTGATCAGGTCACTGGGgcctcagaaaaaaaagacagaaccCATCTGCACTGGAGAGAAAAGAACTAAAG AGGAGTGGTTCAATCAAG GGCTGGAGCTGCTTTACCAGCCAGAGGTCGTACGGCTCTACTTGTCTCTGCTCACGTGCAGTCACAACCACAACACCCTGGAGGCAGCGGCAGGAGCCCTGCAGAACCTGGCTGCAGGACACTGGAGC TGGTCCAGCTACATCCGTGCCACGGTGAGAAAAGAGAAGGGGCTGTCAATTCTGGTGGAGTTGCTGCGCTCGGACGTGGACAAGGTGGTACGAGCCGTGGCCATCGCCCTCCGCAACCTGGCCATTGACAAAAAGAATAAAGAGTTAATAG GGAGCTATGGTCTGAGGGACCTGGTTGGCAATCTGCCATGTGGTCAGCAGCATCCCGCCAAGAACCTGGAGGGAGATACCGTGGTGTCTATCCTCAACACGATCCACGAGCTGATCACTGAGAGTCCAGAGAACACGCGGGCGCTGATCCAAGGCCACGCCATCCAGAAACTAGTGACCATCAGCAAGTCAAG CCAATCCACCCGGGAAACCAAGGCTGCTGCGCACGTGCTCCAGACAATATGGGCCCACAAAGATCTGAGGAGCATGCTCAGCAAAGCTGGCTGGAACAAGAGCCACTTTAAG CCAAATTCCACTGGAGCGACTAAAAAGTCTAAGAGTGGAAAACAAGGCAGCGATGACATCACCCTGCCTCTCATGGATAAAAACCAAG ACGTGTACTCTACTCTGGAGCCGAATGACAGAGTTGGTGATGTTGCTGAGAGAGATGCACTTCAG GCGACATGTGAAAGGAAGCACTTCATCAGAGCCGGTCGACCCGCAGTGGGCCTCGTGGATAacaagccgccgccgctggACTCCTGGGTGTAG
- the arvcfa gene encoding splicing regulator ARVCF isoform X4, translating to MVTSTNDSSTEIDTPLQTDTEEFKAGGHDGDPAPHESQETQKDNSPTSNAPDQSSESGNQDKIQSVTSTEPSEPVRPLNSTPSSTATVTPRQVQPGETLTADSQTRVYAPPDNYRVMGGEMYSYGSLSRTTHHGYWPTKNFQPGVHYTLPFLRDSFAPAAQTEEGGQTENPSDMKTNQPAASYPTLGGIHQFRPITTMELLREPSRTRGGYDDAFMAQLEGNLNPFFQVMCRAQTLQFPHKRSSMVSLDSIRRDPRWRDPNLHEVISMLSHPMDPVKSNAAAYLQHLCYENDSIKQEVRQLNGVPILVGLLDHPKAEVHRKACGALRNISYGKNYHNKLAIKNCEGIQALVRLLRKSSSVEVKELVTGTLWNLSSHEPLKMAVINQGLQTLNDEIIIPHSGWRRDSSDPNKLQSAEWTTVFKNTSGCLRNVSSDGAEARQRLRECEGLVDALIHALHSAVVNKDTDNKSVENCVCILRNLSYHVHKEIPGAERFQEPHSNHLIRSLGPQKKKTEPICTGEKRTKEEWFNQGLELLYQPEVVRLYLSLLTCSHNHNTLEAAAGALQNLAAGHWSWSSYIRATVRKEKGLSILVELLRSDVDKVVRAVAIALRNLAIDKKNKELIGSYGLRDLVGNLPCGQQHPAKNLEGDTVVSILNTIHELITESPENTRALIQGHAIQKLVTISKSSQSTRETKAAAHVLQTIWAHKDLRSMLSKAGWNKSHFKPNSTGATKKSKSGKQGSDDITLPLMDKNQDVYSTLEPNDRVGDVAERDALQATCERKHFIRAGRPAVGLVDNKPPPLDSWV from the exons ATGGTCACGTCGACAAATGACAGTTCCACTGAGATCGACACACCactgcagacagacacagag GAGTTCAAGGCTGGAGGGCACGATGGTGACCCGGCACCACATGAAAGTCAGGAGACCCAGAAGGATAACTCTCCGACTTCAAACGCGCCGGATCAATCATCAGAGTCCGGCAATCAAGATAAGATTCAGTCTGTAACAAGCACTGAACCCTCTGAGCCGGTGAGACCATTAAATTCAACGCCTAGCAGCACCGCCACAGTCACACCGAGGCAGGTGCAGCCCGGTGAGACTCTCACGGCAGACAGCCAGACACGAGTTTATGCTCCTCCTGACAACTACAGAGTGATGGGTGGTGAAATGTACAGTTATGGAAGTCTGTCTCGCACCACGCACCACGGCTACTGGCCGACGAAAAATTTCCAACCGGGGGTCCACTACACCTTACCTTTCTTGAGGGACAGCTTCGCACCAGCGGCTCAGACGGAAGAGGGCGGCCAGACAGAGAACCCTTCAGACATGAAGACGAACCAGCCAGCGGCCAGCTACCCAACACTGGGGGGAATTCACCAGTTCAGGCCAATCACCACCATGGAGCTGCTCAGAGAGCCTTCTAGAACCAG AGGTGGATATGACGATGCCTTCATGGCCCAGCTGGAGGGGAACTTGAATCCCTTCTTCCAGGTCATGTGTCGAGCACAGACTTTGCAGTTCCCCCACAAACGCAGCAGCATGGTGAGCCTGGACAGCATCCGCAGAGACCCCCGCTGGAGAGACCCCAACCTGCATGAAGTCATCTCCATGCTCAGCCACCCGATGGACCCGGTCAAGTCAAACGCTGCGGCTTACTTGCAGCATCTCTGTTACGAGAACGACAGCATCAAGCAAGAGGTCCGTCAGCTGAACGGAGTGCCCATTTTGGTGGGATTGCTGGACCATCCCAAAGCTGAAGTCCACCGCAAGGCGTGTGGCGCGCTACGCAACATATCTTACGGGAAAAATTACCACAACAAACTGGCTATCAAGAACTGTGAAGGCATCCAAGCTTTAGTGAGACTCCTGAGGAAGTCCAGCAGTGTGGAGGTCAAAGAATTAGTGACAG GAACCCTGTGGAACCTGTCCTCACACGAGCCGTTGAAAATGGCAGTCATTAACCAGGGACTTCAAACACTGAACGACGAAATCATAATTCCGCACTCGGGTTGGAGGAGAGACTCGAGTGACCCCAACAAACTGCAAAGTGCCGAATGGACCACAGTGTTCAAGAACACCTCTGGCTGTCTGAG GAACGTGAGCTCCGATGGCGCAGAAGCTCGGCAGAGGCTGAGAGAGTGTGAAGGGCTCGTGGACGCACTCATCCACGCTCTTCATTCAGCTGTCGTCAACAAGGACACCGACAACAAG TCAGTGGAAAACTGTGTCTGCATTCTGAGAAATCTGTCCTATCACGTCCACAAAGAAATACCCGGAGCCGAACGATTTCAAGAGCCCCATTCCAACCACCTGATCAGGTCACTGGGgcctcagaaaaaaaagacagaaccCATCTGCACTGGAGAGAAAAGAACTAAAG AGGAGTGGTTCAATCAAG GGCTGGAGCTGCTTTACCAGCCAGAGGTCGTACGGCTCTACTTGTCTCTGCTCACGTGCAGTCACAACCACAACACCCTGGAGGCAGCGGCAGGAGCCCTGCAGAACCTGGCTGCAGGACACTGGAGC TGGTCCAGCTACATCCGTGCCACGGTGAGAAAAGAGAAGGGGCTGTCAATTCTGGTGGAGTTGCTGCGCTCGGACGTGGACAAGGTGGTACGAGCCGTGGCCATCGCCCTCCGCAACCTGGCCATTGACAAAAAGAATAAAGAGTTAATAG GGAGCTATGGTCTGAGGGACCTGGTTGGCAATCTGCCATGTGGTCAGCAGCATCCCGCCAAGAACCTGGAGGGAGATACCGTGGTGTCTATCCTCAACACGATCCACGAGCTGATCACTGAGAGTCCAGAGAACACGCGGGCGCTGATCCAAGGCCACGCCATCCAGAAACTAGTGACCATCAGCAAGTCAAG CCAATCCACCCGGGAAACCAAGGCTGCTGCGCACGTGCTCCAGACAATATGGGCCCACAAAGATCTGAGGAGCATGCTCAGCAAAGCTGGCTGGAACAAGAGCCACTTTAAG CCAAATTCCACTGGAGCGACTAAAAAGTCTAAGAGTGGAAAACAAGGCAGCGATGACATCACCCTGCCTCTCATGGATAAAAACCAAG ACGTGTACTCTACTCTGGAGCCGAATGACAGAGTTGGTGATGTTGCTGAGAGAGATGCACTTCAG GCGACATGTGAAAGGAAGCACTTCATCAGAGCCGGTCGACCCGCAGTGGGCCTCGTGGATAacaagccgccgccgctggACTCCTGGGTGTAG